From the Equus przewalskii isolate Varuska chromosome 19, EquPr2, whole genome shotgun sequence genome, one window contains:
- the LOC103563925 gene encoding histone H2B type 1-J, with the protein MPEPAKSAPAPKKGSKKAVTKAQKKDGKKRKRSRKESYSIYVYKVLKQVHPDTGISSKAMGIMNSFVNDIFERIAGEASRLAHYNKRSTITSREIQTAVRLLLPGELAKHAVSEGTKAVTKYTSAK; encoded by the coding sequence ATGCCTGAGCCAGCTAAGTCCGCTCCAGCCCCCAAAAAGGGCTCCAAAAAGGCTGTGACCAAGGCGCAGAAGAAGGACGGCAAGAAACGCAAGCGCAGCCGCAAGGAGAGCTACTCCATCTACGTGTACAAGGTGCTGAAGCAGGTCCACCCCGACACCGGCATCTCGTCCAAGGCCATGGGCATCATGAACTCGTTCGTCAACGACATCTTCGAGCGCATCGCGGGCGAGGCGTCGCGCCTGGCGCATTACAACAAGCGCTCGACCATCACCTCCAGGGAGATCCAGACGGCCGTGCGCCTGCTGCTGCCCGGGGAGCTGGCCAAGCACGCCGTGTCGGAGGGCACCAAGGCCGTCACCAAGTACACCAGCGCCAAGTAA
- the LOC103563928 gene encoding histone H2A type 1, producing MSGRGKQGGKARAKAKTRSSRAGLQFPVGRVHRLLRKGNYAERVGAGAPVYLAAVLEYLTAEILELAGNAARDNKKTRIIPRHLQLAIRNDEELNKLLGKVTIAQGGVLPNIQAVLLPKKTESHHKAKGK from the coding sequence ATGTCTGGACGAGGCAAGCAGGGAGGCAAAGCTCGTGCCAAGGCCAAGACCCGCTCTTCTCGGGCCGGGCTGCAGTTCCCCGTGGGCCGAGTGCACCGCCTGCTCCGCAAGGGCAACTACGCCGAGCGGGTCGGGGCCGGCGCGCCGGTGTACCTGGCGGCGGTGCTGGAGTACCTGACGGCCGAGATCCTGGAGCTGGCGGGCAACGCGGCCCGCGACAACAAGAAGACGCGCATCATCCCGCGCCACCTGCAGCTGGCCATCCGCAACGACGAGGAGCTCAACAAGCTGCTGGGCAAAGTGACCATCGCGCAGGGCGGTGTGCTGCCCAACATCCAGGCCGTGCTGCTGCCCAAGAAGACCGAGAGCCACCACAAGGCCAAGGGCAAGTAA